In Chlamydiota bacterium, one genomic interval encodes:
- a CDS encoding UDP-N-acetylmuramoyl-L-alanyl-D-glutamate--2,6-diaminopimelate ligase, whose amino-acid sequence MKLGELLAAVPECRVRGGRDAEIAGLSLDSRTVREGFLFAALPGARRDGCDFVEDAVRRGAAAVLAHREIPIHGRVPLVIAPDSRAALARIADRFHGSPSRELAVTGVTGTNGKTTVCYLARLILDAAGHKTALLGTVEYLLGKRSIPAERTTPESPALQAMLREAKREGCDGVVMEVSSHALAQRRIDCVRFATAVFTNLGRDHLDYHGSPDGYFEAKASLFAAPGLGRAVVNVDDPRGRLLAERSAAPVIAYGTGERAALAARAIETGPRGSGFQMEYEGRQMPVRLPLIGRHNVLNALAAAGVALVAGVEAEAAAEALSRADRVPGRLEEVRGKLPFRVFIDYAHTAEALECALAAARGAGGGNLIVVFGCGGDRDQSKRRPMGRTAARLADAAIITTDNPRGEDPLEIIAEIRRGFEETGKRPVTIPDRREAIAAALAGARAGDVVLVAGKGHERTQEIGSTVVPFSDRDVIAELAGPGE is encoded by the coding sequence GGCGCGACGCGGAGATCGCGGGGCTGAGCCTCGATTCCCGGACGGTGCGGGAGGGGTTCCTCTTCGCCGCCCTCCCCGGCGCCCGGAGGGACGGCTGCGACTTCGTGGAGGACGCGGTGAGGCGGGGGGCGGCGGCGGTGCTCGCGCACCGGGAGATCCCCATCCACGGGCGCGTCCCGCTCGTCATCGCCCCCGACAGCCGGGCGGCGCTGGCGAGGATCGCGGACCGGTTTCACGGAAGCCCTTCACGCGAGCTCGCGGTGACCGGCGTGACCGGCACGAACGGGAAGACGACCGTCTGCTACCTCGCCCGTTTGATCCTCGATGCGGCGGGACACAAGACCGCCCTCCTCGGGACCGTGGAGTACCTCCTCGGGAAGCGCTCCATCCCCGCAGAACGCACGACGCCGGAGTCCCCGGCGCTCCAGGCGATGCTGCGGGAGGCGAAACGGGAGGGGTGCGACGGGGTGGTCATGGAGGTCTCCTCGCACGCGCTCGCGCAGCGCCGGATCGACTGCGTGCGGTTCGCCACCGCGGTCTTCACCAACCTCGGGCGCGACCACCTCGACTACCACGGCTCCCCGGACGGCTACTTCGAGGCCAAGGCGTCGCTCTTCGCCGCCCCCGGCCTCGGCCGCGCGGTGGTGAACGTCGACGACCCGCGCGGCCGCCTCCTCGCGGAGCGGAGCGCGGCGCCGGTGATCGCCTATGGGACCGGCGAGCGGGCGGCGCTCGCGGCGCGGGCGATCGAGACCGGGCCGCGCGGCAGCGGGTTCCAAATGGAGTACGAGGGGCGGCAGATGCCGGTCCGCCTGCCGCTCATCGGCCGGCACAACGTGCTCAATGCGCTCGCGGCGGCGGGCGTCGCCCTGGTGGCGGGGGTCGAAGCGGAGGCGGCCGCGGAGGCCCTCTCGAGGGCGGACCGGGTGCCGGGACGGCTCGAGGAGGTGCGGGGGAAGCTCCCGTTCCGTGTCTTCATAGACTACGCGCACACCGCCGAGGCGCTCGAGTGCGCCCTCGCCGCCGCCCGCGGGGCGGGCGGGGGGAACCTCATCGTCGTCTTCGGCTGCGGCGGCGACCGCGACCAATCGAAGCGCCGGCCGATGGGACGAACGGCCGCGCGGCTGGCGGACGCCGCGATCATCACCACGGACAACCCGCGGGGCGAGGACCCGCTCGAGATCATCGCGGAGATCAGGCGCGGCTTCGAGGAAACGGGGAAACGCCCGGTCACGATCCCGGACCGGCGGGAGGCGATCGCGGCGGCTTTGGCGGGGGCGCGGGCGGGCGACGTGGTGCTGGTGGCGGGGAAGGGGCACGAGCGCACCCAGGAGATCGGGTCCACGGTCGTGCCGTTCAGCGACCGCGACGTCATCGCGGAACTGGCGGGGCCGGGCGAGTGA
- a CDS encoding UDP-N-acetylmuramoyl-tripeptide--D-alanyl-D-alanine ligase encodes MITREERRAGRPEWRGLIGRSELRMEPMRIDEVLEATGGALAAGEAEGAVGAVCIDSRRARPGGLFIALKGVRFDGHDYIPEALRKGCRAVVFSSPDVPARTAARGIAFIRVADTLDAFARIAQRHRSRFELPLVAVTGSNGKTTTKEMIRAIAASRFSVLASEGTFNNFVGVPLTLLRIEAWHSLAVLELGMNARGEIRRLAEIAAPDVGVVTNVGPAHLEFLETLENVAAAKAELLDAMAAPGRGRTAVLNLDDPRVAAMGGRAGLAVRTFGLREGADVRGEAVRAVEGGVSFRMRFMRAGRALDATLPVLGLHNVSNALAAAAVCEVLGMEPEEIAAAMRGVRLPPMRMEPLSRGGVAFINDAYNANPASMRAAVETLAATRTSGRRILVVGEMLELGAASEEAHRGIGTLAAERGIDALIAVGPLGASAADAAAAAGMPAASVARCAGVGEAAEALRAMAREGDVVLLKASRRVGLEKMLEGWRR; translated from the coding sequence GTGATCACGCGGGAGGAGAGGCGGGCGGGGCGGCCGGAGTGGCGCGGCCTGATCGGGAGGAGCGAGCTCCGGATGGAACCGATGCGCATCGACGAGGTGCTCGAGGCGACGGGGGGGGCGCTCGCCGCGGGCGAGGCGGAGGGGGCGGTCGGCGCGGTGTGCATCGACAGCCGCCGCGCCCGGCCCGGCGGCCTCTTCATCGCCCTCAAGGGCGTGCGGTTCGACGGGCACGACTATATCCCGGAGGCGCTCCGGAAAGGGTGCCGCGCCGTCGTCTTCTCGTCTCCGGACGTTCCGGCCCGCACGGCCGCGCGCGGGATCGCCTTCATCAGGGTGGCGGACACCCTCGACGCCTTCGCGCGGATCGCGCAGCGGCACCGGAGCCGCTTCGAACTGCCGCTCGTGGCGGTGACCGGCTCCAACGGCAAGACGACGACGAAGGAGATGATCCGCGCGATCGCCGCCTCCCGTTTCTCGGTTTTGGCGAGCGAGGGGACGTTCAACAACTTCGTCGGCGTGCCCCTGACCCTCCTCAGGATCGAGGCGTGGCACAGCCTCGCGGTCCTCGAGCTGGGGATGAACGCGCGGGGGGAGATACGCAGACTCGCGGAGATCGCGGCGCCCGATGTCGGGGTCGTGACGAACGTCGGGCCCGCCCACCTCGAGTTCCTGGAGACGCTCGAAAACGTCGCCGCCGCCAAGGCGGAGCTGCTCGATGCGATGGCGGCCCCCGGCCGCGGCAGGACCGCGGTGCTCAACCTCGACGATCCGCGGGTTGCCGCGATGGGCGGGCGCGCCGGCCTCGCGGTGAGGACCTTCGGCCTCAGGGAGGGGGCGGACGTGCGGGGCGAGGCGGTGCGCGCCGTGGAGGGGGGGGTGTCGTTCCGGATGCGCTTCATGCGCGCGGGGCGGGCGCTGGACGCGACGCTCCCGGTCCTCGGGCTCCACAACGTCTCCAACGCCCTGGCGGCGGCCGCCGTCTGCGAGGTGCTGGGGATGGAACCGGAGGAGATCGCGGCGGCGATGCGCGGGGTGCGGCTGCCGCCGATGCGGATGGAGCCGCTCTCACGCGGGGGGGTGGCGTTCATCAACGACGCCTACAACGCCAATCCCGCCTCGATGCGGGCGGCGGTCGAGACGCTCGCGGCGACCCGAACGAGCGGCAGGAGGATCCTGGTGGTCGGGGAGATGCTCGAGCTGGGAGCGGCCTCGGAGGAGGCGCACCGCGGCATCGGGACCCTCGCCGCGGAGCGGGGGATCGACGCCCTGATCGCCGTCGGGCCCCTCGGCGCCTCCGCCGCCGACGCGGCGGCGGCGGCGGGGATGCCCGCCGCATCCGTGGCCCGCTGCGCCGGCGTCGGCGAGGCGGCGGAGGCCCTCCGGGCGATGGCGCGGGAGGGGGACGTCGTGCTGCTCAAGGCGTCGCGGCGGGTGGGTCTGGAGAAGATGCTGGAGGGGTGGCGGCGGTAA
- a CDS encoding phospho-N-acetylmuramoyl-pentapeptide-transferase has product MLYYILYPLRERFFGFNVIRYITFRSVAAAVTAMVLSIVIGPWVIRKLHELEIGQPVRRDWFPLFAQHKGKEGTPTMGGALVILAVLVSCALWADILNRFVLLALFALIWLGGIGFIDDYLKVARRSPQGLGAKRKLAGQVVLGLFVGFYLLHHPVTAPYAAEISVPFLKTPVVTDLGLLYIVFALLILAGSSNAVNLTDGLDGLAIGCVVSAALVYAVMSYVAGHAQFASYLQIRHIPGSGELAVFCAAIVGAGLGFLWYNAHPADIFMGDTGSLALGGAVGIVAILIKRELALLLVGGVFVMEAVSVMLQVASFKLTGKRIFRMAPIHHHFEMKGWSETKVVVRFWILALVFGLIGLGALKLQ; this is encoded by the coding sequence ATGCTGTACTACATCCTGTACCCGCTGCGGGAGCGGTTCTTCGGCTTCAACGTCATCCGGTACATCACCTTCCGGTCCGTGGCGGCGGCCGTGACCGCGATGGTGCTGAGCATCGTCATCGGCCCGTGGGTGATACGGAAGCTGCACGAGCTCGAGATCGGCCAGCCCGTCCGGCGCGACTGGTTCCCCCTCTTCGCGCAGCACAAGGGCAAGGAGGGGACGCCCACCATGGGCGGGGCGCTCGTCATCCTCGCGGTGCTCGTCTCCTGCGCCCTCTGGGCCGACATCCTGAACCGGTTCGTGCTCCTCGCCCTCTTCGCCCTCATCTGGCTCGGGGGGATCGGATTCATCGACGACTATTTGAAGGTGGCCAGGCGAAGCCCGCAGGGATTGGGCGCCAAGCGCAAGCTCGCGGGACAGGTCGTCCTCGGGCTCTTCGTGGGATTCTATCTCCTCCACCACCCGGTCACGGCGCCGTACGCCGCCGAGATCAGCGTGCCGTTCCTCAAGACGCCGGTGGTCACGGATCTGGGCCTCCTCTACATCGTCTTCGCCCTGCTCATCCTCGCCGGGAGCTCCAACGCGGTGAACCTCACCGACGGCCTCGACGGGCTGGCGATCGGCTGCGTGGTCAGCGCGGCCCTCGTCTACGCGGTGATGAGCTACGTGGCCGGCCACGCGCAGTTCGCCTCCTACCTCCAGATCCGCCACATCCCGGGGAGCGGGGAGCTGGCGGTCTTCTGCGCGGCCATCGTGGGCGCGGGGCTCGGCTTCCTCTGGTACAACGCCCACCCCGCCGATATCTTCATGGGCGATACGGGGTCGCTCGCCCTCGGCGGCGCCGTCGGGATCGTCGCCATCCTGATCAAGCGGGAACTCGCCCTGCTGCTGGTGGGCGGGGTCTTCGTGATGGAGGCCGTCTCGGTTATGCTCCAGGTCGCCTCGTTCAAGCTCACTGGGAAAAGGATCTTCCGGATGGCGCCGATCCACCACCATTTCGAGATGAAGGGGTGGTCCGAGACGAAGGTCGTGGTCCGGTTCTGGATCCTGGCGCTCGTTTTCGGGCTGATCGGGC